The Aquidulcibacter paucihalophilus genome has a window encoding:
- a CDS encoding LacI family DNA-binding transcriptional regulator, whose product MSRRNTRLEDLAKLAGVSISTASRALNDSPAVNARTKQLIWKLAREHDYPFRRYMPAGPIGADGVIALVTPRPQGREGRLSDPFFLELLAGVGEAARERGCDVIMSHFSPTSYDDLSAAMNTSRADGVIFLGQSTLHQSLNRLAETEGRFVVWGAQMPDQAYCSVGSDNLAGGRRATLHLARLGRKRIVFLGDLEPPEAMQRHRGYLEALARSGIEVDPDLIMEAHFEVESAEASVDSLIRRGVKFDGVVCASDQIALGAVRALLHAGLRVPEDVSVIGFDNVPFSRYSRPALTTIAQDTMKAGRLLVSKLIDNPGDSVGRSERIPTDLIVRESCGG is encoded by the coding sequence TTGAGCCGACGCAACACACGCCTGGAGGACCTGGCCAAACTGGCGGGCGTATCGATTTCGACGGCTTCGCGCGCGTTGAACGACAGCCCGGCGGTCAATGCCCGAACAAAGCAGCTGATCTGGAAGCTTGCGCGTGAGCATGACTACCCGTTCCGCCGCTATATGCCCGCCGGGCCGATCGGCGCCGACGGCGTGATCGCCCTCGTGACCCCGCGTCCGCAAGGGCGCGAGGGCCGGCTGAGCGATCCCTTCTTCCTCGAACTGCTGGCCGGGGTCGGCGAGGCGGCGCGGGAACGCGGCTGCGACGTGATCATGAGCCACTTTTCGCCGACCAGTTACGATGACCTGTCCGCGGCGATGAACACCAGCCGCGCCGATGGCGTGATCTTTCTCGGCCAGAGTACCCTGCATCAAAGCCTCAACCGGCTGGCGGAGACCGAGGGCCGGTTCGTGGTCTGGGGTGCCCAGATGCCGGACCAGGCCTATTGTTCGGTCGGGTCGGACAACCTGGCAGGCGGACGGCGCGCGACGCTGCATCTGGCGCGACTGGGCCGAAAGCGCATCGTCTTTCTGGGGGACCTGGAGCCCCCCGAGGCGATGCAACGCCACCGCGGCTATCTGGAAGCCCTCGCCCGCTCGGGCATCGAGGTCGATCCCGACCTGATCATGGAAGCCCATTTCGAGGTCGAGTCGGCCGAGGCCTCTGTCGACAGCCTGATCCGGCGCGGCGTGAAATTCGACGGGGTCGTCTGCGCCTCGGACCAGATCGCCCTGGGCGCTGTGCGGGCCTTGCTGCACGCCGGGTTGCGGGTGCCCGAGGACGTATCTGTCATCGGTTTCGACAATGTGCCCTTCAGCCGTTACAGCCGCCCGGCCCTGACAACGATCGCGCAGGATACGATGAAGGCGGGCCGGCTGCTGGTGTCCAAATTGATCGATAACCCCGGCGACTCTGTGGGCCGCTCGGAGCGGATCCCCACTGACCTGATCGTACGCGAGAGCTGCGGCGGCTGA
- a CDS encoding glycoside hydrolase family 97 protein — protein sequence MLTRRSLISTTALIATLPATTAQARDPSVSVGATSPDGVLSVSVSVTGEGRPEYSVSRLGRLVIAPSRLGFLLTDAAKLERNFTVTAEAPTQHDDTWEQPWGERRFIRNHYTQLRVHLSERSDLERRIDVVFRIYDDGVGFRYEFPDQPNLKTVKIGDELTEFAVADPGTAWWIPAFEWNREEYLYNRTRIDAVGVAQTPLTVRSDDGLHISIHEAALTNYSGMNLRRVEGGRFKAALTPGLSNAAVELATPFTTPWRTLQIADRAGALVESSLILNLNEPNALGDVSWFRPMKYVGIWWEMHLDLKTWNSGPRHGATTDNAIKHIDFAAEHGFGGVLIEGWNVGWDGDWFGTGWNYSFTQAYPDFDIERVAAHARQKGVEIIGHHETGGNGYHYEQQLDAAFAQMQRFGWHSVKTGYVADAGGARVRGPDGQPRLAWHESQPMAQHHLRVVETAARYQVAVNAHEPFKDTGLRRTWPNMISREGARGTEFSAWGQPGNPPEHEPNLVFTRLLAGPMDYTPGIFGMQTRAPDGIATTWAKQLALYVTIYSPIVMAADLLENYEANPGPFQFIKDVVTDWSDTRVLNGEIGDFVTIARKDRNSDQWFLGAMTDEHPRVLDTPLSFLDSGRRYRAEIYRDAPDTHWNTNREAIVIESRDVTSADTLSLHLAPGGGQAIRFVPIGRGRRA from the coding sequence ATGCTGACACGCCGCTCCCTGATTTCGACCACCGCCCTGATCGCCACCCTTCCGGCGACCACGGCACAGGCCCGGGATCCATCCGTCAGCGTCGGTGCCACGTCACCCGACGGCGTGCTGTCCGTATCCGTCTCGGTCACCGGCGAAGGTCGGCCCGAATACAGCGTCAGCCGTCTGGGTCGCCTTGTGATCGCACCCTCGCGCCTCGGCTTCCTGCTGACCGACGCGGCCAAGCTGGAGCGCAATTTCACGGTCACGGCCGAGGCCCCGACACAGCATGATGACACCTGGGAACAGCCCTGGGGCGAACGTCGCTTCATCCGGAACCACTACACCCAGCTCCGCGTCCACCTGAGCGAGCGGAGCGATCTCGAGCGGCGGATCGATGTCGTCTTCCGCATCTATGATGACGGCGTCGGCTTCCGCTACGAATTCCCGGACCAGCCCAATCTGAAGACGGTGAAGATCGGAGACGAACTGACCGAGTTCGCGGTCGCCGATCCGGGCACCGCCTGGTGGATCCCGGCGTTCGAGTGGAACCGGGAAGAATATCTCTACAACCGCACCCGGATCGACGCGGTCGGCGTGGCCCAGACGCCGCTGACGGTCCGGTCCGACGATGGCCTTCACATCTCGATCCACGAAGCGGCGCTGACCAACTATTCCGGAATGAACCTGCGCCGGGTCGAAGGCGGGCGGTTCAAGGCAGCGCTGACACCGGGCCTGTCCAACGCGGCGGTCGAACTCGCCACGCCCTTCACCACCCCCTGGCGGACATTGCAAATCGCAGACCGCGCCGGGGCGCTGGTCGAATCCAGCCTGATCCTGAACCTCAACGAGCCCAATGCGCTGGGCGACGTCAGCTGGTTCAGGCCGATGAAATACGTCGGCATCTGGTGGGAAATGCACCTGGACCTGAAGACCTGGAACTCCGGCCCGAGGCACGGCGCGACCACCGACAACGCCATCAAACACATCGACTTCGCGGCCGAACACGGCTTCGGCGGCGTGCTGATCGAGGGCTGGAACGTGGGCTGGGACGGCGACTGGTTCGGGACCGGCTGGAACTACAGCTTCACCCAGGCCTATCCCGACTTCGACATCGAACGCGTCGCCGCCCATGCGCGGCAGAAGGGCGTCGAGATCATCGGCCACCATGAAACGGGCGGCAACGGCTACCACTATGAGCAACAGCTGGACGCCGCGTTCGCCCAGATGCAGCGGTTCGGCTGGCACTCGGTCAAGACGGGCTATGTCGCCGACGCCGGGGGTGCCCGGGTGCGCGGCCCGGACGGCCAGCCCCGCCTCGCCTGGCATGAAAGCCAGCCGATGGCGCAGCACCATCTGCGCGTGGTCGAAACGGCGGCGAGATATCAGGTCGCGGTCAATGCGCATGAGCCGTTCAAGGACACCGGTCTCCGCAGGACCTGGCCGAACATGATCTCTCGCGAAGGCGCACGCGGGACCGAATTCAGCGCCTGGGGCCAGCCCGGCAACCCGCCCGAGCACGAGCCCAATCTGGTCTTCACACGCCTTCTGGCCGGGCCGATGGACTACACGCCGGGCATCTTCGGCATGCAGACGCGCGCGCCGGACGGCATCGCGACCACCTGGGCCAAACAGCTGGCGCTCTATGTGACCATCTACAGCCCCATCGTCATGGCCGCTGACCTGCTCGAAAACTACGAGGCCAATCCCGGCCCGTTCCAGTTCATCAAGGACGTGGTGACCGACTGGTCGGACACCCGGGTGCTGAACGGCGAAATCGGCGACTTCGTCACCATCGCCCGCAAGGACCGCAACTCCGACCAGTGGTTCCTGGGCGCCATGACCGACGAGCATCCGCGCGTGCTGGACACGCCCCTCTCCTTCCTCGATTCCGGCCGCCGCTACCGGGCCGAAATCTACCGCGACGCCCCCGACACCCACTGGAACACCAATCGCGAGGCTATCGTGATCGAGTCGCGCGACGTGACGTCAGCAGACACACTGAGCCTTCACCTGGCACCCGGTGGCGGCCAGGCGATCCGGTTCGTTCCCATCGGCCGAGGACGCCGCGCATGA
- a CDS encoding MFS transporter, translating into MSTTAPDISLAGRTRPRLSQLAIWNMCVGFFGIQIGFALQNGNASRIFQTLGAEVDNLAILWIAAPLTGLLVQPIIGHFSDKTWGPLGRRRPYFLVGAILTSAAMIYMPNAPSLWLAAATLWVMDAAINVTMEPFRAFVGDNLPDEQRTRGYAMQTFFIGTGAVLASCLPWILTNVFAVVSTAAEGVTPDSVKLSFYIGAAGTLLAVLWTVFSTREYSPEEIDAFETTRTAALAAQGTDERQAPARGSTTYMLGGLVWLIVGCAGIYGVRATGVEKELYVLSGFLAGFGVLQIVVGLMHRARASNGLTEIIDDVFRMPRTMRGLAVVQFFSWFALFAMWIYTTAAVTAVHYGATDPTSAAFNEGANWVGVLFGVYNGVAALAAFAIPVIARRTGRKVAHAINLSLGGLGLIGVFLIRDPQLLWLPMIGVGIAWASILSMPYAILAGAVPGRKMGVYMGIFNIFIVVPQLLAATILGLVLKSLFDGQAIMALVIGGVSFFIAAAVSLGVTEPGAAE; encoded by the coding sequence ATGAGCACAACAGCCCCTGACATCAGCCTTGCCGGTCGCACCCGGCCTCGCCTGAGCCAGCTCGCCATCTGGAACATGTGCGTCGGCTTCTTCGGCATCCAGATCGGCTTTGCGCTGCAGAACGGCAACGCCAGCCGCATCTTCCAGACCCTCGGCGCCGAGGTCGACAACCTTGCGATCCTGTGGATCGCGGCACCGCTGACGGGGTTGCTGGTCCAGCCGATCATTGGCCATTTCAGCGACAAGACCTGGGGGCCGCTGGGTCGCCGGCGGCCCTATTTCCTCGTCGGTGCCATCCTGACCTCTGCGGCCATGATCTACATGCCGAACGCCCCGAGCCTCTGGCTGGCAGCAGCCACCCTCTGGGTCATGGATGCGGCCATCAATGTGACCATGGAGCCGTTCCGCGCCTTCGTCGGCGACAACCTGCCGGACGAACAGCGTACCCGCGGCTATGCCATGCAGACCTTCTTCATCGGCACGGGTGCGGTGCTGGCCTCCTGCCTGCCGTGGATCCTGACCAACGTCTTCGCCGTGGTGTCGACCGCAGCCGAGGGCGTGACACCCGACTCCGTCAAGCTGTCCTTCTACATCGGCGCCGCGGGGACGCTTCTGGCGGTGCTCTGGACCGTCTTCTCGACCCGGGAGTACAGCCCCGAGGAAATCGACGCCTTCGAAACCACCCGTACCGCCGCGCTCGCGGCGCAAGGCACCGATGAGCGGCAGGCCCCTGCCCGCGGCTCCACCACCTATATGCTCGGCGGCCTTGTCTGGCTGATCGTGGGCTGCGCCGGGATCTACGGCGTCCGGGCGACGGGCGTCGAAAAGGAGCTCTACGTCCTTTCAGGCTTCCTCGCCGGCTTTGGCGTCCTGCAGATCGTCGTCGGCCTGATGCATCGGGCCCGCGCCTCCAACGGACTGACCGAAATCATCGACGACGTCTTCCGGATGCCCCGGACGATGCGCGGTCTGGCCGTGGTCCAGTTCTTCAGCTGGTTCGCCCTGTTCGCCATGTGGATCTACACCACGGCGGCCGTCACAGCGGTCCACTACGGAGCCACCGACCCGACCTCGGCGGCGTTCAACGAAGGCGCCAACTGGGTCGGCGTCCTGTTCGGCGTCTACAACGGCGTCGCTGCCCTCGCGGCCTTCGCCATCCCGGTCATCGCCCGGCGCACAGGCCGGAAGGTCGCCCACGCCATCAATCTGTCCCTCGGCGGGCTGGGCCTCATCGGCGTCTTCCTGATCCGCGATCCCCAGCTGCTGTGGCTGCCGATGATCGGCGTCGGGATCGCCTGGGCGTCAATCCTCTCCATGCCCTACGCCATACTGGCAGGCGCTGTGCCGGGGCGGAAAATGGGCGTCTATATGGGCATCTTCAACATCTTCATCGTGGTGCCCCAACTCCTCGCCGCCACCATCCTCGGCCTGGTCCTGAAGAGCCTGTTCGACGGTCAGGCCATCATGGCACTGGTCATCGGCGGCGTGAGCTTCTTCATCGCCGCCGCCGTCAGCCTGGGCGTCACCGAGCCCGGGGCCGCCGAATGA
- a CDS encoding alpha/beta hydrolase-fold protein: MSLDRRSALAGLVCLPVLGCAGLARADAPASGRLVQHTDVVSAHLGPRNVTVWLPPGYDAADAAWPVLYMHDGQNLFDGSTAGYGVEWGVDEHISRLGGNGQIRMPVVVGVWNTPLRLREYVPADMIRALPEDIRADLLSLYGGEPLSDAYLRFLVEELKPFIDRTYRTRPGRDDTTIMGSSMGGLISLYALMKHPQVFGGAGCVSTHWPLRVERLDDNRLERWRETIVQTWSRVIAEGLPDPRAHRLYFDRGDETLDQFYAFFQSRIDTVVAGRGWGPDRFRSLVFPGAEHNEASWNQRLDAPLTFLLPPA; the protein is encoded by the coding sequence ATGAGCCTCGACCGGCGATCCGCCCTTGCCGGCCTCGTATGCCTGCCGGTTCTGGGCTGTGCCGGACTTGCCCGCGCGGACGCCCCGGCGAGCGGCCGTCTGGTGCAGCACACAGATGTCGTCTCGGCCCACCTCGGGCCGCGCAATGTCACCGTCTGGCTGCCACCGGGCTATGACGCCGCCGACGCGGCCTGGCCGGTGCTTTACATGCACGACGGCCAGAATCTGTTCGACGGTTCGACCGCCGGCTATGGCGTGGAATGGGGCGTGGACGAGCACATCAGCCGTCTCGGCGGAAACGGCCAGATTCGCATGCCTGTCGTGGTTGGTGTCTGGAACACGCCGCTGCGACTGCGCGAATACGTCCCGGCCGACATGATCCGGGCCCTGCCGGAGGACATCCGCGCGGACCTGCTTTCCCTCTATGGCGGCGAGCCGCTGTCAGATGCGTATCTGCGATTCCTCGTCGAGGAACTGAAACCCTTCATCGACCGGACCTACCGGACCCGGCCAGGTCGCGACGACACGACCATCATGGGCTCCAGCATGGGCGGACTGATCTCGCTCTACGCCCTGATGAAACATCCGCAGGTGTTCGGCGGTGCCGGCTGCGTCTCGACCCACTGGCCGCTGCGGGTCGAGCGACTGGACGACAACCGGCTGGAGCGCTGGCGCGAAACCATTGTCCAGACCTGGAGCCGGGTCATCGCCGAAGGGCTGCCCGACCCGCGCGCGCACCGGCTGTATTTCGATCGCGGTGATGAGACCCTGGACCAATTCTACGCCTTCTTCCAAAGCCGTATCGATACAGTCGTGGCCGGTCGCGGTTGGGGCCCGGACCGCTTCCGCAGCCTGGTGTTCCCCGGTGCCGAACACAATGAAGCGTCGTGGAACCAGCGCCTCGACGCCCCCCTCACCTTCCTGCTCCCCCCCGCCTGA
- a CDS encoding glucan 1,4-alpha-glucosidase: MRISPFVLCAALFATAGCSTLQGLLPGGEAAPLPDPAPQIAAVAPGAPGDQPTWVNAAKTGVGASYEAYVDGQYRDGGRTGDVSRVWFSLADGVLTETMYGLIHEAQIKQLRFAVVTGTGLSVEGTDTTSRTEYLHTDAQGRPLSPAYRIITTDRQGRYEIEKRIYTDPDSQSLVIRASIRALRGEVTPYLLLEPHMANTGVGDSGDAVAMGFTQVEDARIEEPGALYAYEGDTHLVLQADHAFIAASVGFVGTSDGLTDLADGRLDHVYRSTGDASGNIMLTGGLGNIGAGETLSRDFVIGFGGSRQEARQAAGESFATGLDEVLARFNGQGDHVGWEDYLASLSELPRIARQSTDGGKLAWASALMLKVQEDRTYAGALIASLSNPWGDTVDATESSTGYKAVWPRDFYQVAMAMAALGDTETPRAAFRYLPQVQVRADTPGNTGATGWFLQKTHVDGEIEWVGVQLDQTAMPIMLGWKLWKAGLVSDAEMTAMYGRMIKPAADFLVDGGTVGILWNDRRITPPWSQQERWEEQEGYSPSTTAAVITGLTVAADIARASGDPASATRYEAAADDYAARIEARMFTTSGEFGDGRYFLRLSRNENPNDKLPLGENNGQPALAEDRIIDGGFLELVRYGVRAADAPSITDSLPEYDDQTREARFRVRYDLNGSPGFRRYGNDGYGENTDTGGNYGVGGMTPGQRGRVWPIFTGERGHYEIARAVSESAPDAAFEAIRRTYVRGMESFANDGLLLPEQVWDGVGNATPRRYQPGDGTDSATPLAWTHAEYIKLLRSLDDRSVWDRYAPVERRYGQPGG; the protein is encoded by the coding sequence ATGCGCATCTCTCCATTCGTCCTCTGCGCCGCCCTGTTCGCCACGGCCGGATGCTCGACATTGCAAGGCCTGCTCCCCGGCGGTGAAGCGGCACCCCTGCCGGATCCGGCCCCGCAGATCGCCGCCGTCGCCCCCGGCGCGCCGGGTGACCAGCCGACCTGGGTCAATGCCGCCAAGACGGGTGTCGGCGCGTCGTACGAGGCCTATGTCGACGGCCAGTACCGCGACGGTGGCCGCACCGGCGACGTCAGTCGCGTCTGGTTCTCGCTCGCCGACGGTGTCCTGACCGAGACCATGTACGGCCTGATCCACGAGGCCCAGATCAAGCAACTCCGCTTCGCCGTCGTTACGGGAACCGGGCTGTCGGTCGAGGGGACGGACACCACCAGCCGCACCGAATATCTGCATACGGATGCTCAGGGCCGCCCGCTGTCGCCGGCCTATCGCATCATCACCACGGACCGCCAGGGGCGGTATGAGATCGAGAAGCGGATCTACACCGACCCGGACTCGCAATCGCTCGTCATCCGGGCCTCCATCCGCGCGCTTCGGGGCGAGGTTACGCCCTACCTGCTGCTTGAGCCGCACATGGCCAACACCGGCGTCGGCGACTCCGGCGACGCCGTGGCTATGGGTTTCACCCAGGTTGAAGACGCCCGGATTGAAGAGCCCGGAGCCCTGTATGCCTACGAAGGCGACACCCACCTCGTGCTTCAGGCCGATCACGCCTTCATCGCCGCCAGTGTCGGCTTCGTCGGCACCTCCGACGGCCTGACGGACCTCGCGGACGGTCGGCTCGACCATGTCTACCGCTCCACCGGAGACGCGTCCGGCAACATCATGCTGACCGGGGGCCTCGGCAACATTGGCGCGGGAGAAACGCTCAGCCGGGACTTCGTGATCGGCTTCGGCGGGTCCCGACAGGAGGCCCGGCAGGCCGCGGGTGAGAGCTTCGCCACCGGCCTTGATGAGGTCCTGGCGCGCTTCAACGGTCAGGGCGACCACGTCGGCTGGGAGGACTATCTCGCCTCCCTGTCCGAACTGCCCCGCATCGCCCGCCAATCCACGGACGGCGGCAAGCTGGCCTGGGCCTCGGCCCTGATGCTGAAGGTGCAGGAGGACCGGACCTATGCCGGTGCCCTGATCGCGTCGCTGTCAAACCCATGGGGCGATACCGTCGATGCGACGGAGTCCTCGACCGGCTACAAGGCCGTCTGGCCGCGCGACTTCTATCAGGTCGCCATGGCCATGGCGGCCCTCGGGGACACGGAGACTCCACGAGCCGCCTTCCGCTACCTGCCCCAGGTCCAGGTCCGCGCCGACACGCCGGGCAATACCGGCGCGACCGGCTGGTTCCTGCAGAAGACCCACGTCGACGGCGAGATCGAATGGGTCGGGGTCCAGCTGGACCAGACCGCCATGCCCATCATGCTGGGCTGGAAACTCTGGAAGGCCGGTCTCGTCTCCGACGCCGAAATGACCGCCATGTATGGCCGAATGATCAAGCCGGCCGCCGACTTCCTCGTCGACGGCGGTACGGTCGGCATCCTCTGGAACGACCGACGGATCACCCCGCCCTGGAGCCAGCAGGAGCGCTGGGAGGAACAGGAAGGCTATTCACCCTCGACCACGGCCGCTGTCATCACCGGCCTGACCGTCGCCGCCGACATTGCGCGCGCCTCGGGCGACCCGGCCTCCGCCACCCGCTACGAGGCCGCCGCGGACGACTATGCGGCGAGGATCGAGGCGCGGATGTTCACCACGTCCGGCGAGTTCGGCGACGGCCGCTACTTCCTGCGCCTCAGCCGGAATGAGAACCCCAATGACAAGCTGCCCCTCGGGGAAAACAACGGCCAGCCCGCCCTGGCCGAGGATCGCATCATCGACGGCGGCTTCCTCGAACTCGTCCGCTACGGCGTTCGGGCCGCCGATGCGCCGTCGATCACGGACAGCCTGCCCGAATACGACGACCAGACGCGCGAGGCCCGTTTCCGCGTCCGCTACGACCTGAACGGCAGTCCCGGTTTCCGCCGCTATGGCAACGACGGCTATGGCGAGAACACCGACACGGGCGGCAACTACGGTGTCGGCGGCATGACGCCGGGCCAGCGCGGTCGGGTCTGGCCGATCTTCACCGGCGAACGCGGCCACTACGAAATTGCCCGCGCCGTCTCGGAGTCCGCACCGGACGCCGCCTTCGAGGCGATCCGCCGGACCTATGTGCGGGGGATGGAATCCTTCGCCAACGACGGGCTGCTGCTGCCCGAACAGGTCTGGGACGGTGTCGGCAATGCCACCCCGCGGCGCTATCAACCGGGTGACGGCACGGATTCGGCGACCCCCCTCGCATGGACACATGCGGAGTACATCAAGCTGCTCCGGTCACTGGACGACCGGTCCGTCTGGGACCGGTACGCCCCGGTCGAGCGCCGCTACGGCCAGCCGGGCGGTTGA
- a CDS encoding cation:proton antiporter, with the protein MNHAISTTELYLFAMLLIFSVPYLIWRGFRTEFYAPLVVVQIIAGVLLGPGVLGAAFPEAHAAVFNPQVIMALNGVAWWAVMIFVFIAGLELDLSKVWEHRVETGVTAGLALATPLAAGTVAAVCLLQFPGWAGSDGQNWQVVLGIGMACAVTALPILVLLMEKLEILRRPLGQRILRYASLDDIAIWAVLALILLDWDRIGRQAVFMVGFAVAAMAVRALMRRIPEPDRWYVSLIWLAACGLAGDWSGLHFMVGAFLAGAVLDQGWFDRSRMDLFRNHILLAIMPVFFLSTGLKTRWDVGGAAVFMAAGLLLIASVAGKLAGVQLAGRILKWPRGEASKIGWLLQTKALIMIIFANILLDRQIISNDAFTALLLMAIASTMLTIPMVTPMLRPGTALAKPGSRKR; encoded by the coding sequence TTGAATCACGCGATAAGCACGACCGAACTCTATCTGTTCGCCATGCTGCTGATCTTCAGCGTGCCGTATCTGATCTGGCGCGGCTTCCGGACGGAGTTCTACGCGCCCCTGGTGGTGGTGCAGATCATTGCCGGCGTCCTGCTCGGGCCGGGTGTGCTCGGAGCCGCGTTTCCCGAGGCCCATGCCGCGGTATTCAATCCCCAGGTCATCATGGCGCTCAACGGGGTCGCCTGGTGGGCGGTGATGATCTTCGTCTTCATCGCCGGACTGGAACTGGACCTCAGCAAGGTCTGGGAACATCGGGTCGAGACGGGCGTGACGGCTGGCCTCGCCCTCGCGACGCCGCTGGCGGCGGGCACCGTGGCGGCTGTCTGTCTGCTGCAGTTTCCGGGCTGGGCCGGATCAGACGGTCAGAACTGGCAGGTCGTGCTCGGTATCGGCATGGCCTGCGCGGTGACGGCCCTTCCGATCCTGGTCTTGCTGATGGAGAAGCTCGAGATCCTGCGTCGGCCTCTCGGCCAGCGCATCTTGCGCTACGCCAGCCTCGATGACATCGCCATCTGGGCGGTGCTGGCGCTCATCCTGCTCGATTGGGACCGCATCGGCCGCCAGGCGGTCTTCATGGTCGGCTTTGCCGTCGCGGCCATGGCGGTGCGCGCCCTGATGCGGCGCATTCCCGAACCCGATCGCTGGTATGTCAGTCTGATCTGGCTGGCGGCCTGCGGGCTGGCCGGCGACTGGTCCGGCCTGCATTTCATGGTGGGGGCATTCCTGGCCGGTGCCGTGCTGGATCAAGGCTGGTTCGACCGCAGCAGGATGGACCTGTTCCGGAACCACATCCTGCTCGCGATCATGCCGGTCTTCTTCCTCAGCACAGGGCTCAAGACCCGGTGGGACGTCGGGGGGGCGGCGGTTTTCATGGCCGCCGGCCTCCTCCTCATCGCCTCCGTCGCCGGCAAGCTGGCCGGCGTTCAGCTCGCGGGCCGAATCCTGAAATGGCCCCGGGGAGAGGCGTCAAAGATCGGCTGGCTGCTCCAGACCAAGGCGCTGATCATGATCATCTTCGCCAACATCCTTCTGGACCGGCAGATCATCAGCAACGACGCCTTCACCGCCCTTTTGCTCATGGCCATCGCATCGACCATGCTGACCATTCCCATGGTGACGCCAATGCTAAGGCCAGGGACCGCCCTGGCGAAGCCAGGCTCCCGGAAAAGGTGA
- a CDS encoding prolyl oligopeptidase family serine peptidase, with translation MSLILNRRHCLAAAAFGLGLGRSAPTAFAGSVETRRTVFQSRGRDHVVFVMEPAGAGDLTGAAILLLHGSGGLAGSLRDFHREAAAWTLRGCTVVIPDYFSGAPDAAQTDDTGWWAEAVRDASAWTLGLSGVDPDRLGALGYSRGGYLAAEVAVQSTAIRAVVGVASAGNVAPGDIVRRPQVLLIHADRDPVIPPARTRRWAGILENAGVPVTTVTMRSSEHVFDEPTWRYIFARATGFFVDALAPRPATQD, from the coding sequence TTGAGCCTCATCTTGAACCGCCGCCACTGCCTGGCCGCCGCCGCATTCGGTCTGGGTCTCGGCCGGTCTGCGCCAACGGCGTTCGCCGGCTCCGTGGAAACGCGCCGAACCGTCTTCCAGAGCCGGGGACGGGATCATGTCGTCTTCGTGATGGAGCCCGCCGGGGCCGGCGATCTCACCGGCGCGGCGATCCTCCTTCTGCACGGCTCGGGCGGGCTTGCAGGGTCTCTGCGCGACTTCCATCGCGAAGCGGCCGCCTGGACCCTGCGGGGCTGTACGGTCGTCATTCCCGACTATTTCAGCGGCGCGCCCGACGCGGCACAGACCGATGACACGGGCTGGTGGGCCGAGGCGGTGCGCGATGCCTCCGCCTGGACGCTGGGGCTTTCCGGCGTGGACCCGGACCGTCTCGGCGCCCTGGGGTACTCCCGGGGCGGATACCTGGCCGCCGAGGTCGCCGTCCAGTCGACCGCGATCCGTGCGGTGGTCGGCGTGGCCTCGGCCGGCAATGTCGCGCCTGGCGACATCGTCCGCCGGCCGCAGGTTCTCCTGATACATGCGGATCGGGATCCGGTGATCCCGCCTGCCCGAACCCGCCGCTGGGCGGGCATACTGGAGAACGCCGGGGTGCCGGTGACCACAGTCACAATGCGGTCGTCGGAACACGTGTTCGACGAGCCGACCTGGCGCTACATTTTCGCCCGGGCGACCGGGTTTTTCGTCGACGCCCTCGCGCCGAGGCCTGCCACGCAAGACTGA